A segment of the bacterium genome:
CCAGCTACCATTCCCCGGGTGGGCGGCCTAGGTTGTTCCACCAGTTAGCGTCGTCATCTATTTTCAATTCCCCAGGGGGGACTGCTCCGTCCTTGGGAAAATGGAATCACTCACCACGGAACCCCGAGAACCCTGTGCAGCGCGTATCTCCAAATAATGTTCCCGTGACCGGCGCGCCCGTGGCCGAGATATTCTCCTCCCTGGCCGGCGAGGGGCCCCACGTGGGCCGCCGACAGATCTTCCTCCGCCTGGCCGGCTGCGGGGTGGGATGCGACTACTGCGACACGCCCACGGACCCGGAGGCGCCGGCGATAATCGAACGGGCTCCGGGGGAGGTCGTCCGGCTGGCCAACCCCCTGACGGTCGAGGCGGTGTTGGCGGAAATCCGGGGGCTGGAGGAGCGGGCGCCGGGCCATGCACACCTGGCCGTAACCGGCGGAGAGCCGCTGCTGTACGGAAAAATCCTCCGGGAGCTGCTGCCCGCGGTCCGGGAACTGGGTCTGCCGGTTTACCTGGAGACGGCGGGGGTCCACCCCGACGCGCTGCCGCCGCTGCTGCCGTTCCTGGACGTGGTGGTCGCCGATATTAAGCTGCCCGCCCACTGCGGAAGGGCGTACTGGGACGAGTCGGAAAAATTTCTAGAAATCTGCGCGGGGGCGGATATCGAGCTTCTGGTGAAAATCGTCTTCGGGAAAAAGACCCCCTGGGGCGAGGTGGAGCGGGCGCTGAGACTGGTGAACGAGGTCGTTCCCGAGGTCGAGGTGACGCTTCAGCCCATCCACGGCGCCGACGGCCGTCCGGAGCTCACCGGGGCGGAGATGCTCTGGGCGCACGTCCGGGCCTCGGCTGTCCACCCAAATCTTCGCGTCCTGCCCCAAATGCACCGGCTTCTGGGTATCAAATAGCAACTTTACGAATCGTGTGACCGACCACCTTTATTGACCGCTGGAGCCACCATGCCGCTGACGCTTTCCGAAAACGCCGTCACCGTTCTCGAACGGCGCTACCTCAAACGCGACGACGAGGGCCGGCCGACGGAAACCCCCGAGGAGCTCTTCCGCCGCGTCGCGGGGACCATCGCTTCGGCCGACGAGAACTACGCCGACCTGACCCACTCCGTGGACACGGGCGCCACGGCGGCCCGTTTTTACGAGATGATGACCAAACTCGAGTTCATGCCCAACTCGCCCACGCTGATGAACGCCGGGCGCGAGCTGGGGCAGCTCTCCGCCTGTTTCGTCCTCCCCGTGGGCGACTCGATGGAGGAGATATTCGACTCGATCAAGCACACCGCACTGATCCATAAATCCGGCGGGGGGACGGGGTTCAGCTTCTCCCGCCTGCGCCCGAGGAACTCGCTGGTCGCCAGCACCATGGGGGTGGCCTCGGGGCCGGTGAGCTTCATGAAGGTGTTCAACGCGGCCACGGAGGCGGTCAAGCAGGGCGGCACGCGCCGCGGCGCCAACATGGGCATCCTGCGCGTGGACCACCCCGACATCCTCGATTTCATAGACGCCAAGCAGGACCTGGCCCAGCTCACCAACTTCAACATCTCGGTGTCCGTCACCGACGCCTTCATGGACGCCCTGGAAAAGGACGGAACCTACCCCCTCGTCACCCCCAATGACGGCGAGGTGGTCCGCCACCTGCGTGCCCGTGAGGTTTTTGACAAGATCGTGCACAACGCCTGGGCCACCGGTGAGCCGGGCGTCGTCTTCATAGACCGCATCAACGCCGCCAACCCGCTTCTCGAGCTGGGCGAGATTGAGTCCACCAACCCCTGCGGTGAACAGCCGCTCCTGCCCTACGAATCCTGTAACCTGGGCAGCCTCAACCTCGGTCGGATGGTGAAGCGCTCCGGCGATTCCCATGAAATTGACTGGGACAAGCTGGCCCGCACCGTCCACGACTCCGTGCATTTTCTGGACAACGTCATAGACCTGAACAACTATCCCCTGGAGGAAATCGCCGCCCAGACGCGGGCCAACCGCAAGATCGGCCTGGGGGTGATGGGCTTCACCGACATGCTGGTCCGGTTGTGGGTCCCCTACAACTCGGCGGAGGCGGTGAAAATCGCCGGGGATGTGATGGCGTTCATCCAGACGGAGGCTTGCAAGGCGAGCGAGAAGCTGGCCGAGATCCGCGGTCTCTTCCCGAACTACCCCCGCTCGACCTTCGCCCGCGAGAAGGGTCCGAAGCTGCGCAACGCCGCGTTGACCACCATCGCCCCCACCGGCTCCATCTCCATCATCGCCGCTTGCTCGTCGGGAATCGAGCCCTACTTTGCCCTGGCCTTCTACCGCCGGGTGCTCGACGACGACAAGCTCCCGGAGATAAACCCCCTTTTCCGGGAGGTGGCCGAGAAGCGGGGGTTCGCCTCGGATGACCTGTTCAAGAAGGTGGCGGAGCACGGCTCCGTGGCCAGCCTCGATGACGTGCCCGAGGATGTCCGGCGCATCTTCGTCACCGCCCACGAGATAGAGCCCGCCGACCACATCCGCATCCAGGCCGCCTTCCAGATGCACGTGGACGCGGCCGTGTCGAAGACCATCAATTTTTCGAAGAGCGCCACCGAGGCCCAGATAAAAGAGGCGTACCGGCTGGCCTACGACCTTGGGTGCAAGGGAATCACCGTCTACCGCGACGGCGCGCGCGACGCCCAGGTCCTCAACATCGGCCGCGAGGAGAAGAAGGTCGAGGAGAAGTCCCGGGAGCCGCGCCCGCGCCCCATGGTCACCCATGGCCAGACCATCAAGATGACCACCGGCTGCGGAACCCTCTACGTGACCATCAACGAGGACGCCGAGGGCCTGTGCGAGGTTTTCACCCAGATGGGCAAGACCGGCGGGTGCGAGGCCAGCCAGAGCGAGGCGGTGAGTCGGCTCATCTCCACCTCCATCCGCGCCGGCGTGGACGTGAACAAAATCGTGGACCAGCTCCGCGGCATCCGCTGCCCCTCCCCGATATGGCACGGCGGCGAGCAGATTCTAT
Coding sequences within it:
- a CDS encoding vitamin B12-dependent ribonucleotide reductase encodes the protein MTLSENAVTVLERRYLKRDDEGRPTETPEELFRRVAGTIASADENYADLTHSVDTGATAARFYEMMTKLEFMPNSPTLMNAGRELGQLSACFVLPVGDSMEEIFDSIKHTALIHKSGGGTGFSFSRLRPRNSLVASTMGVASGPVSFMKVFNAATEAVKQGGTRRGANMGILRVDHPDILDFIDAKQDLAQLTNFNISVSVTDAFMDALEKDGTYPLVTPNDGEVVRHLRAREVFDKIVHNAWATGEPGVVFIDRINAANPLLELGEIESTNPCGEQPLLPYESCNLGSLNLGRMVKRSGDSHEIDWDKLARTVHDSVHFLDNVIDLNNYPLEEIAAQTRANRKIGLGVMGFTDMLVRLWVPYNSAEAVKIAGDVMAFIQTEACKASEKLAEIRGLFPNYPRSTFAREKGPKLRNAALTTIAPTGSISIIAACSSGIEPYFALAFYRRVLDDDKLPEINPLFREVAEKRGFASDDLFKKVAEHGSVASLDDVPEDVRRIFVTAHEIEPADHIRIQAAFQMHVDAAVSKTINFSKSATEAQIKEAYRLAYDLGCKGITVYRDGARDAQVLNIGREEKKVEEKSREPRPRPMVTHGQTIKMTTGCGTLYVTINEDAEGLCEVFTQMGKTGGCEASQSEAVSRLISTSIRAGVDVNKIVDQLRGIRCPSPIWHGGEQILSCPDAIARAIQYYLDPEKHGFGGRAAKQMTFEAIEGNVPEEHGDGNNGGKQKVMLPVKSACPDCHGQLYFAEGCLICPACGYSKCS
- a CDS encoding 7-carboxy-7-deazaguanine synthase QueE gives rise to the protein MAEIFSSLAGEGPHVGRRQIFLRLAGCGVGCDYCDTPTDPEAPAIIERAPGEVVRLANPLTVEAVLAEIRGLEERAPGHAHLAVTGGEPLLYGKILRELLPAVRELGLPVYLETAGVHPDALPPLLPFLDVVVADIKLPAHCGRAYWDESEKFLEICAGADIELLVKIVFGKKTPWGEVERALRLVNEVVPEVEVTLQPIHGADGRPELTGAEMLWAHVRASAVHPNLRVLPQMHRLLGIK